In the genome of Polaribacter atrinae, one region contains:
- a CDS encoding quinone-dependent dihydroorotate dehydrogenase yields the protein MYKSVVRPIFFLFDPEKIHYFTFSLVKTLCKIPFVSSIFKSLYVFEDKRLEKTLFGITFKNPVGLAAGFDKNAVLYNELANFGFGFIEIGTVTPKGQVGNPKKRLFRLKDDQGIINRMGFNNDGMEAAIKNLKKNKGQVVIGGNIGKNTTTTPENYTEDYCEVFKELHPYVDYFVLNVSCPNVGSHAKLNDKDYLLELISACQELNNKEKIQKPILLKIAPDLNNNQLDEIIELVSETKIDGVIASNTSTNRDNLKVSKERLAEIGNGGVSGQPVKKQSTAVIKYLADTSKKSFPIIGVGGIHSEKDALEKLNAGADLVQVYTGFIYEGPSLVKRINKAILKQL from the coding sequence ATGTACAAATCTGTTGTAAGACCAATTTTCTTTTTATTCGATCCTGAAAAAATTCATTATTTTACCTTCTCTTTGGTTAAAACCCTTTGTAAAATTCCTTTTGTTTCTTCAATATTCAAAAGCTTGTATGTGTTTGAAGACAAGCGTTTAGAAAAAACTTTATTCGGAATTACTTTTAAAAATCCTGTTGGTTTAGCTGCTGGTTTTGATAAAAATGCTGTTTTATATAACGAATTGGCTAATTTTGGTTTCGGTTTTATAGAAATAGGAACCGTAACCCCAAAAGGACAAGTTGGTAACCCTAAAAAAAGATTATTTCGTTTAAAAGACGATCAAGGAATTATAAACAGAATGGGTTTTAATAATGACGGAATGGAAGCTGCCATTAAAAACCTTAAAAAGAATAAAGGACAAGTTGTTATTGGTGGTAACATTGGTAAAAATACAACAACTACTCCAGAAAACTATACAGAAGATTATTGTGAGGTTTTTAAAGAATTGCATCCTTATGTAGATTATTTTGTACTAAATGTAAGTTGCCCAAATGTTGGTAGTCATGCAAAACTGAATGACAAAGATTATTTATTAGAATTGATTTCTGCTTGTCAGGAATTGAATAATAAAGAAAAAATACAAAAACCAATTTTACTTAAAATTGCTCCGGATTTAAATAATAATCAGTTAGATGAAATTATAGAATTGGTAAGCGAAACAAAGATTGATGGTGTAATTGCTTCTAATACTTCTACAAATAGAGATAACTTAAAAGTTTCTAAAGAACGTTTGGCAGAAATAGGGAATGGTGGTGTAAGTGGTCAGCCTGTAAAAAAACAAAGTACTGCTGTTATTAAATATTTAGCAGATACTTCAAAAAAATCTTTTCCTATTATTGGCGTAGGAGGAATTCATTCAGAAAAAGATGCTTTAGAAAAGTTAAATGCAGGAGCAGACTTGGTACAAGTATATACAGGTTTTATTTACGAAGGTCCTAGTTTAGTAAAACGAATTAACAAAGCCATTTTAAAACAACTTTAG
- a CDS encoding LysE family translocator produces the protein MIEILISFAIATSILSISPGPDNIFVLTQSIVNGTKYGLATVIGLMSGCLVHTSLVAFGVSAIIKENENLFFVIKLIGASYLIFLAYKVFKSDAKIVLSNDGVKKESIVALFKKGFIMNVLNPKVALFFLAFFPQFLFSNTISTVIQFYTLGGIFILVSFLVFGMIAVLAGSISNYLKEHAKIGVYLKWGQIIVFVFIAIMILL, from the coding sequence ATGATAGAAATTTTAATTTCTTTTGCAATAGCAACGTCTATTTTATCGATTTCTCCAGGTCCTGATAATATTTTTGTACTTACACAAAGTATTGTTAATGGAACAAAATATGGGTTGGCTACAGTTATTGGTTTAATGTCTGGTTGTTTGGTGCATACTTCCTTAGTTGCTTTTGGCGTTTCTGCAATCATAAAAGAAAATGAAAATCTTTTTTTTGTGATCAAATTAATAGGAGCAAGTTATTTAATCTTTTTAGCGTACAAAGTCTTTAAAAGTGATGCGAAAATTGTCTTATCTAATGATGGTGTTAAAAAAGAGTCAATCGTAGCACTTTTTAAAAAAGGGTTTATCATGAATGTCTTAAACCCAAAAGTGGCTTTATTCTTTTTAGCATTTTTTCCTCAGTTTTTGTTTTCTAATACAATCTCAACAGTTATTCAATTTTATACTTTAGGTGGAATCTTTATTTTAGTTTCCTTTTTAGTTTTTGGAATGATTGCTGTTCTTGCAGGCAGTATTTCTAATTACCTAAAAGAACATGCTAAAATAGGTGTGTATTTAAAATGGGGACAAATAATAGTATTTGTCTTTATTGCAATTATGATTCTGTTGTAA
- a CDS encoding M14 family zinc carboxypeptidase — translation MKKVLLLFMLSTFSIVGQQIDLSYYLPKGNYNEKIPTPKSVLGYEVGEWHVTHDKLVEYMKALAVSSDRISIENRGTTFEGRPLLLLTITSPENHKNLESIRKRHIEATNNDAVDITKNPIVVYQGFSIHGNEASGSNAALAVAYYLAAADNIDDVLNNTVILFDPSLNPDGLQRFAYWANTNKSKNINPDPNDREYTEVWPRGRTNHYQFDMNRDWLPVQLPESKVRIASFHKWLPNILTDHHEMGSNSSFFFQPGIPSRTNPLTPQMNQDLTKEIGSYHAKAFDKLGSMYFSEESYDDFYYGKGSTFPDINGSIGILFEQASSRGHAQETENGILTFPFTIRNQFTAALSTLEAAKNMRVKILQYQQDFYKESRNTGFKKAIVFGDEKDGAKSYQLAEVLKRHQIKIHEVKDDFTQNGKNFKKGYSYVVPMNQKNQRLVKAMFDIRTTFKDSLFYDVSAWTFNHAFGVDYAENISLAKAGKEITELKMNTGIVSFKSDYGYLMPWNEYYTPKALNAILQKGLRAKVAMKNFINGDTSYDYGTVFIPVQNQELNADEMYQFLEKIAIESHVKIAGVTTGLNEGIDLGSRSFSAIKKPKVAMLVGDGITGNDSGEIWHLFDQRFDMHLTRLDMNYFTRVDLNKYTHIIIPSSRLEKDAIEKLKTWTTNGGIIIGYKNTVKWLASNKFITIDFDKTKMDTINDISFENRSLKSGAQVIGGAIFKAKVDRSHPINFGYKNDEIALFRKTTLFMKPDKKSYNNPIQYTANPLLSGYISKENAKVIKNTVPFKVQRLGRGSVIVFTDNTNFRGFWFGTNKLLMNTIFFGDKM, via the coding sequence ATGAAAAAAGTACTACTCTTATTTATGTTGTCTACATTTTCTATAGTTGGGCAGCAAATAGACTTATCTTATTATTTACCAAAAGGAAATTACAATGAAAAAATACCAACACCTAAAAGTGTTTTAGGGTATGAAGTAGGTGAGTGGCATGTTACGCACGATAAATTGGTAGAGTATATGAAAGCTTTGGCGGTTTCTTCAGATAGAATTTCTATAGAAAATAGAGGAACTACATTTGAAGGTAGACCTTTATTGTTGCTAACAATTACATCACCAGAAAATCATAAGAACTTAGAAAGTATCAGAAAAAGACATATTGAAGCTACTAATAATGATGCGGTAGATATTACAAAAAATCCTATTGTTGTTTATCAAGGATTTTCCATTCATGGTAATGAGGCAAGTGGTTCTAATGCAGCATTGGCGGTTGCGTATTATTTAGCTGCTGCTGATAATATTGATGATGTTTTAAATAATACCGTTATCCTTTTCGATCCTTCTCTTAATCCAGATGGTTTACAGCGTTTTGCATATTGGGCAAATACCAACAAAAGTAAAAACATTAATCCAGATCCTAATGATAGAGAATATACAGAGGTTTGGCCACGAGGAAGAACCAATCATTATCAGTTTGATATGAATAGAGATTGGTTGCCTGTACAGTTACCAGAAAGTAAAGTTAGAATTGCAAGTTTTCATAAATGGTTACCAAATATTTTAACAGATCATCACGAAATGGGGAGTAACTCTAGTTTCTTCTTTCAACCAGGAATTCCTTCTAGAACAAATCCGTTAACACCACAAATGAATCAGGATTTAACGAAAGAAATAGGATCTTATCATGCAAAAGCATTTGATAAATTAGGTTCTATGTATTTTTCAGAAGAAAGTTACGATGATTTTTATTACGGTAAAGGTTCTACATTTCCAGATATTAACGGAAGTATAGGTATTCTGTTTGAGCAAGCAAGTTCTAGAGGACACGCTCAAGAAACAGAAAACGGAATTTTAACGTTCCCTTTTACAATAAGAAATCAGTTTACGGCAGCTTTATCTACTTTAGAAGCCGCTAAAAATATGCGTGTAAAAATATTACAATACCAACAAGATTTTTACAAAGAGTCTAGAAATACAGGTTTTAAAAAAGCTATTGTTTTTGGTGATGAAAAAGATGGCGCAAAAAGCTATCAATTAGCAGAAGTGTTAAAGCGTCATCAAATTAAAATACATGAAGTAAAAGATGATTTTACGCAAAATGGCAAAAACTTTAAAAAAGGATATAGTTATGTAGTACCAATGAATCAGAAAAACCAACGTTTGGTAAAAGCAATGTTCGATATAAGAACAACCTTTAAAGACAGTTTGTTTTATGATGTTTCTGCTTGGACTTTTAACCATGCTTTTGGTGTAGATTATGCAGAAAATATATCGCTTGCAAAAGCAGGAAAAGAAATTACTGAATTAAAAATGAATACAGGTATTGTTTCTTTTAAAAGTGATTATGGTTATTTAATGCCTTGGAATGAATATTATACACCTAAAGCTTTAAATGCAATTTTACAAAAAGGTTTACGTGCAAAAGTAGCTATGAAAAATTTTATAAATGGCGATACTTCTTACGATTATGGAACTGTTTTTATTCCCGTTCAAAATCAAGAATTAAATGCTGATGAAATGTATCAGTTTTTAGAAAAAATAGCAATAGAAAGTCATGTTAAAATTGCAGGAGTTACTACAGGTTTAAATGAAGGAATAGATTTAGGATCTAGAAGTTTTAGTGCTATTAAAAAGCCAAAAGTAGCTATGCTAGTGGGAGACGGAATTACGGGTAATGATTCTGGAGAAATTTGGCATTTATTCGATCAACGTTTCGATATGCATTTAACTCGTTTAGATATGAATTATTTTACAAGAGTAGATCTTAATAAATACACACATATTATTATTCCGAGTAGTCGTTTAGAAAAGGATGCAATAGAAAAATTAAAAACTTGGACTACTAATGGGGGTATTATTATTGGTTATAAAAACACAGTTAAATGGTTGGCAAGTAATAAATTTATAACGATAGATTTTGATAAAACTAAAATGGATACTATTAATGATATTTCTTTTGAAAATCGTTCTTTAAAATCTGGAGCACAAGTTATTGGTGGTGCTATCTTTAAAGCAAAAGTAGATCGTTCTCATCCAATTAATTTTGGATATAAAAATGATGAAATTGCATTGTTTAGAAAAACAACCTTGTTTATGAAACCAGATAAAAAGAGTTATAATAATCCTATTCAGTATACAGCCAACCCATTATTAAGTGGGTATATTTCTAAAGAGAACGCCAAAGTAATTAAAAACACAGTTCCTTTTAAAGTACAAAGATTAGGTAGAGGTAGCGTTATTGTTTTTACAGACAATACAAATTTTAGAGGTTTTTGGTTTGGAACCAATAAATTATTAATGAACACAATTTTCTTTGGAGATAAAATGTAA
- a CDS encoding DUF962 domain-containing protein, which translates to MKTAKEYFDEYAVSHQNETNQAIHYVCVPLIFFSVIGLLMSIPTTFLENTFVLSNPLIENWAVIVGLVISVFYLRLGFWYFIEMLFIILIAILANFWLGNQVSLLYASITIFVLAWIGQFYGHKVEGAKPSFLKDLEFLLIGPLWVIQKLGMKKK; encoded by the coding sequence ATGAAAACTGCCAAAGAATATTTTGACGAATACGCTGTAAGTCATCAAAATGAGACAAACCAAGCCATTCATTACGTTTGTGTTCCCCTTATATTTTTTAGTGTTATTGGTTTACTCATGAGCATACCAACTACATTTTTAGAAAATACTTTTGTGCTTTCTAATCCTTTGATAGAAAATTGGGCTGTAATTGTTGGTCTTGTAATTTCTGTTTTTTATTTACGTTTAGGGTTTTGGTATTTTATTGAAATGCTCTTTATCATTTTAATAGCTATTCTTGCTAATTTTTGGTTAGGTAACCAAGTAAGCTTACTCTATGCATCTATTACTATTTTTGTTTTAGCTTGGATTGGTCAGTTTTACGGACATAAAGTAGAAGGAGCAAAACCATCTTTTTTAAAAGATTTAGAGTTTTTATTGATAGGCCCATTATGGGTAATTCAGAAATTAGGCATGAAGAAAAAATAA
- a CDS encoding TlpA family protein disulfide reductase, which translates to MKKIILVCIGLFVMTSYSQNKKMWAKSFLNKKAPELVVGSWLTDAPKTDGKFILVDFWATWCGPCIKGIPEMNAFHKKFTKDLVVIALSNESKAKIKRFKKAEIEYYSAIDRRARLNRKLEIKGIPHCIIIDPDGIVVWEGWPQLKGYELTAEVIQDLIDNYKA; encoded by the coding sequence ATGAAAAAAATTATCTTAGTTTGTATTGGTCTTTTTGTTATGACTTCTTATAGTCAAAATAAGAAAATGTGGGCAAAATCGTTTTTAAATAAAAAAGCACCTGAATTAGTTGTGGGTTCTTGGTTGACAGATGCACCTAAAACGGATGGGAAATTTATATTAGTAGATTTTTGGGCTACTTGGTGTGGACCTTGTATTAAAGGGATACCTGAAATGAATGCTTTTCATAAAAAATTTACCAAAGATTTGGTTGTTATTGCTCTTAGCAACGAGTCTAAAGCTAAAATTAAACGTTTTAAAAAAGCTGAAATTGAATATTATAGTGCAATTGATAGAAGAGCTAGACTTAATAGAAAGTTAGAGATTAAGGGGATTCCACATTGTATTATTATAGATCCTGATGGAATTGTTGTTTGGGAAGGTTGGCCACAATTAAAGGGCTATGAACTTACTGCTGAAGTTATACAAGATTTAATTGATAATTATAAAGCTTAA
- the rocD gene encoding ornithine--oxo-acid transaminase, with protein sequence MAVLDKLTSKEAIELENKYGAHNYHPLPVVLSKGEGVYVWDAEGKKYYDFLSAYSAVNQGHCHPKIVEAMVNQAQKLTLTSRAFYNDVLGKYEKFATELFGFDKLLPMNTGAEAVETALKIARKWAYEVKGIKENKADIIVCENNFHGRTTTIISFSNDPVARKNFGPYTKGFIKIEYDNLQELQEVLESSNNIAAFLVEPIQGEAGVYVPSEGYLAAAKKMCADYNVLFIADEVQTGIARTGKMLAVDHENVQPDILILGKALSGGAYPVSAVLANNSIMDVIGPGNHGSTFGGNPVAAAVAIAALEVVADEKLADNAEALGVIFRAELTEFCKNNYLVESVRGKGLLNAILINDSEDSSTAWDICMKLKENGLLAKPTHGNIIRFAPPLVMNEEQLMDCISIIKKTISEF encoded by the coding sequence ATGGCTGTTTTAGACAAATTAACTTCGAAAGAAGCTATTGAATTAGAGAACAAATATGGTGCACACAACTATCACCCACTTCCAGTGGTTTTAAGTAAGGGGGAAGGTGTTTATGTTTGGGATGCAGAAGGAAAAAAATATTATGATTTTTTATCGGCATATTCTGCAGTTAATCAGGGGCATTGTCACCCTAAAATTGTAGAAGCAATGGTAAATCAAGCACAAAAATTGACATTAACTTCTCGTGCATTTTACAATGATGTGTTAGGTAAATACGAGAAATTTGCTACAGAACTTTTTGGTTTTGATAAATTATTACCGATGAATACTGGTGCAGAAGCCGTAGAAACTGCTTTAAAAATAGCACGAAAATGGGCATATGAGGTAAAAGGAATTAAAGAAAATAAGGCAGACATAATTGTTTGTGAGAATAATTTTCATGGTAGAACAACTACGATTATTTCTTTTTCTAATGATCCTGTTGCAAGAAAGAATTTTGGTCCTTATACTAAAGGTTTTATCAAAATTGAATATGATAATTTACAAGAATTACAAGAGGTTTTAGAAAGTAGTAATAATATTGCCGCTTTTTTAGTAGAACCTATACAAGGTGAAGCTGGAGTTTATGTTCCTTCTGAGGGGTATTTGGCAGCAGCGAAAAAAATGTGTGCAGATTACAACGTACTTTTTATTGCGGATGAAGTGCAAACGGGAATTGCTAGAACAGGTAAAATGTTAGCAGTTGATCATGAAAATGTACAACCAGATATTTTAATTTTAGGAAAGGCATTAAGTGGTGGAGCATATCCTGTTTCTGCTGTTTTAGCAAACAATAGCATTATGGATGTTATTGGACCTGGTAATCATGGATCTACATTTGGAGGAAACCCTGTTGCTGCAGCTGTTGCAATTGCAGCATTAGAAGTTGTTGCAGATGAAAAATTAGCTGATAATGCAGAAGCTTTAGGTGTTATTTTTAGAGCTGAATTAACTGAATTTTGTAAGAACAATTATTTAGTAGAATCGGTTAGAGGTAAAGGTCTGTTAAATGCAATTTTAATTAATGATTCTGAAGATAGTTCTACTGCTTGGGATATTTGTATGAAATTAAAAGAAAATGGTTTATTAGCAAAACCTACTCATGGAAATATTATTCGTTTTGCACCACCGTTGGTAATGAATGAAGAGCAATTGATGGATTGTATTTCTATTATTAAAAAGACAATTTCTGAATTTTAA
- a CDS encoding DUF5362 family protein — MIHNPITQLEQLTITNTSKNFLKETAKWAKFLAIIGFILIAIMLVFAVFATTIFDLAGKMQPGMPESLGLTMTVTYLLLSIIYFFPVYYLLQFSNKMKNALSTKNDETLANAFEMLKSHYKFIGVFTIITLSLYALLIIVAAMGAI, encoded by the coding sequence ATGATACATAATCCTATTACACAATTAGAGCAACTGACTATAACAAATACATCTAAGAATTTTTTAAAAGAAACGGCTAAATGGGCTAAATTTCTAGCTATTATTGGTTTTATTTTAATAGCTATTATGTTAGTTTTTGCTGTTTTTGCAACTACGATATTTGATTTAGCGGGTAAAATGCAACCTGGTATGCCAGAGAGTTTAGGCTTAACAATGACGGTAACTTATTTACTACTTTCTATTATTTATTTCTTTCCTGTGTATTATTTATTGCAGTTTTCTAATAAAATGAAAAATGCATTGTCTACAAAAAATGATGAAACTTTAGCAAATGCTTTTGAAATGTTAAAATCTCACTATAAGTTCATAGGTGTATTTACTATTATAACTTTATCGTTATATGCTTTGTTGATTATTGTGGCTGCTATGGGAGCTATATAG
- a CDS encoding dihydrolipoamide acetyltransferase family protein yields the protein MARFELKLPKMGESVAEATITSWLKEVGDTIELDEAVVEIATDKVDSEIPSEVAGTLIEILYEKDDVVAVGATIAIIEIEGEDFGNTPVAVSNNAEKAEVEEIEKSIEKVVETVSTPIAKVSDSGKFYSPLVRNIAQTEGISMSELESISGSGKDNRVTKEDILSYIENKGTFNKIEAPADAVKVETPKKVEKTVAKAAPISVNGEDEIIEMSRMGKLISKHMLDSIQTSAHVQSFIEIDVTNIVNWRGKVKDAFFKREGEKLTFTPIFMQAIATTIKKYPLINISVNGDTIIKKKNINLGMAAALPDGNLIVPVIKNADQLSLVGITKAVNDLANRARNNALKPDDIQGGTYTVTNVGGFGSIMGTPIINQPQVAILALGAIRKVPAVIETPEGDFIGIRQKMFVSHSYDHRVVNGALGGMFIKTLKDILESWDLNQDF from the coding sequence ATGGCAAGATTTGAATTGAAATTACCTAAAATGGGAGAGAGTGTTGCAGAAGCAACGATAACTTCTTGGTTAAAAGAAGTTGGAGATACCATTGAATTAGATGAAGCCGTGGTAGAAATAGCTACGGATAAAGTAGACTCAGAAATTCCTTCTGAAGTTGCAGGTACTTTAATAGAAATTTTATATGAAAAGGATGATGTTGTTGCTGTTGGAGCTACAATTGCAATTATAGAGATAGAAGGAGAAGATTTTGGAAATACGCCTGTTGCAGTATCTAATAATGCAGAAAAGGCTGAAGTGGAAGAAATTGAAAAATCGATTGAAAAGGTTGTTGAAACTGTTTCTACACCAATTGCTAAGGTTTCTGATTCTGGTAAATTTTATTCTCCTTTAGTAAGAAATATAGCACAGACGGAAGGGATTTCTATGAGTGAATTAGAATCAATTTCTGGTTCTGGTAAAGATAATAGAGTTACAAAAGAGGATATTCTTTCTTACATAGAGAATAAAGGAACATTTAATAAAATAGAAGCACCTGCTGATGCTGTAAAAGTAGAAACTCCCAAAAAAGTTGAGAAAACGGTTGCTAAAGCCGCACCAATTTCTGTAAATGGAGAAGATGAAATTATAGAAATGAGCAGAATGGGGAAATTAATCTCTAAACATATGTTAGATTCTATTCAGACTTCTGCACATGTGCAGTCATTTATAGAAATAGATGTAACCAATATTGTAAACTGGAGAGGTAAAGTTAAAGATGCTTTCTTTAAAAGAGAAGGAGAGAAGTTAACATTTACACCAATCTTTATGCAAGCAATTGCTACTACAATTAAAAAATATCCTTTAATTAATATTTCTGTGAATGGTGATACCATCATTAAAAAGAAGAATATAAATTTAGGAATGGCTGCTGCATTACCAGATGGAAACTTAATTGTTCCGGTAATTAAAAACGCAGATCAATTAAGTTTGGTAGGAATAACCAAAGCAGTTAATGATTTAGCAAATAGAGCAAGAAATAATGCTTTAAAACCAGATGATATTCAAGGAGGTACATATACCGTTACTAATGTTGGTGGTTTTGGTTCTATTATGGGAACTCCAATTATCAATCAACCACAGGTTGCTATTTTGGCTTTAGGAGCTATTAGAAAAGTACCTGCAGTTATAGAAACTCCAGAAGGAGATTTTATAGGAATAAGGCAAAAAATGTTTGTTTCACACTCTTATGATCATAGGGTTGTAAATGGTGCTTTAGGTGGAATGTTTATTAAAACTTTAAAAGATATTTTAGAATCTTGGGACTTAAATCAAGATTTCTAA
- a CDS encoding DUF6263 family protein, giving the protein MKKLLILFLVISANLSLAQDSALLRLNYEKGATYDVEMNISQEMGAVMSMGMLINMDIKVLDVKDGTYDSEMKFTKMTMDMLQGGQAMSFDSTKSDDELDETGKMMKAQMGPMLSALIYAKGNNLGEMLEVKVEPSIPGVEDMAKQSSNVVYPKEAVSVGSNWTMTKEEKGMKMDFLYTVKSISSDKIVLDLSGDVSGMATGKISGNMNIDKASGIPKNSTIDMNMSVSGQELKSKITMTMVKK; this is encoded by the coding sequence ATGAAAAAATTGTTGATTTTATTTCTAGTTATCTCTGCAAACTTAAGCTTAGCGCAAGATTCAGCATTACTTAGATTAAATTATGAAAAAGGAGCCACCTATGATGTTGAGATGAATATTTCTCAAGAAATGGGTGCAGTAATGTCTATGGGAATGCTTATTAATATGGATATAAAAGTTTTAGATGTAAAAGACGGTACTTATGATAGTGAAATGAAATTTACTAAAATGACGATGGACATGTTACAAGGTGGACAAGCAATGAGCTTTGACTCTACTAAAAGTGATGATGAATTAGATGAAACTGGTAAGATGATGAAAGCTCAAATGGGGCCAATGTTAAGTGCCTTAATCTATGCTAAAGGTAATAATTTAGGTGAAATGTTAGAAGTTAAAGTAGAGCCAAGCATCCCAGGGGTAGAAGATATGGCAAAACAATCTAGTAATGTTGTATATCCTAAAGAAGCTGTAAGTGTTGGTAGTAACTGGACTATGACTAAAGAAGAAAAAGGTATGAAAATGGATTTTTTATATACTGTAAAGTCAATCTCAAGTGATAAAATTGTTTTAGACCTATCTGGTGATGTTTCTGGAATGGCAACTGGTAAGATTTCTGGAAATATGAATATTGATAAAGCTTCTGGAATTCCAAAAAACTCTACAATAGATATGAATATGTCAGTAAGTGGACAAGAATTAAAATCTAAAATTACAATGACAATGGTTAAAAAATAA
- a CDS encoding GNAT family N-acetyltransferase, with amino-acid sequence MISIKKAALEDVKALAKVGEKAFLTPHKEAISKEMMDAYISTSFNEQNLIEEITNKKFQYNLIFKNDVLAGYSKIIINYKNENIKETNVTKMERLYLLEEFYGTGLGKQLFTHNLELAKQQNQKGIWLYVWVKNYKAIDFYKKASFKKIADYDFPVSKTETRPNNVFYLEF; translated from the coding sequence ATGATTTCAATTAAAAAAGCAGCTTTAGAAGATGTAAAAGCATTAGCTAAGGTTGGTGAAAAAGCATTTTTGACTCCACATAAAGAAGCCATTTCTAAGGAAATGATGGACGCTTATATTAGCACTAGTTTTAATGAGCAAAACTTAATTGAAGAGATAACAAATAAGAAGTTTCAATATAATTTAATATTTAAAAATGATGTTTTAGCTGGTTATTCTAAGATTATTATCAATTACAAAAATGAAAACATAAAGGAAACCAATGTTACAAAAATGGAACGTTTGTACTTATTGGAAGAGTTTTATGGTACTGGTTTAGGCAAACAATTATTTACACACAATTTGGAGCTAGCCAAACAACAAAATCAAAAAGGTATTTGGTTGTATGTATGGGTAAAAAACTACAAAGCAATCGATTTTTACAAAAAAGCAAGCTTTAAAAAAATAGCTGATTATGATTTTCCTGTTTCTAAAACAGAAACGAGACCTAATAATGTTTTTTATTTAGAGTTTTAA